The nucleotide sequence TTGCTGGGTTTCTCAATGGCATAATGTAAAAGTCAGTCATAAACTCTAAATCTTTCACATAATCTCGTTCTGTATAAATAAATTcataaatcaattcttgtctTGTTTTTTCATGtttatccaatttgtcCAACACTGATTGCGGTACAGTCTTGTGCCACAAGGtctcattttcttcttgatcGTGCAACGATAATCTCGAAACTGCACGTTTCAATCCCCCTTGTGGTTTCATGTTGAGTCTAGCCTGTTGCTCTAATCTCCTCGGACATGCAATACTATAGCAAAGATGGTTCCTACTACATGTGGGTGAATAACAATCAGTCAAGATTGTAAATACACCATTAACTCCGGTTTGTTGTGATGCAGTTAGTTTCTTTCCAGCGACAGATGTATTGTTACCACCGCTTAATCTGTTATTGACCTGTGGACCTGAGTTCATATACTCGGCAGATGATGGTTGATTAACATGTTGTGGAAGCTGTTGTGCTAAGAAATTATCTTGAATAGCTTGTTGTAATTGCAAGCTGTCACTAAATGAGCCATGCTTAGATGGCGCATTACTATTATTCCCATTACTGATTGATCCATCTTCATTGtaaaattcaacatcattatAGACATGAGAAAACGCATACACTTCATGAACTGAATCTCGTAAACGATGATTGTACGTTACATCATGGAAAAACTTTTGTGCGTCAAGCGTACGTCCTAACAAAAGTGCCAAGTTTCGgtcatttgttttgatgaCTCGGCACAATATGTCAACAGCCATTTTCCCAGTAAAAGTGTCGTGATACTCCAATCCATCTTTTGTATTGATTGTTAAAATGATTGCTTCTTTGAAGACCTTGGCAACTTCCGACAATATGGCAGGGTAAACAACTGCCTTTGGGCCTGCGTGTACTGGAACCATAGTCTTTGAGCTGGCATTACTAGTTCGATCGGCCTTACCTAACGATGAGGATGAGCTAAACTTTTTTGTcgataatgatgaagaaaatttaCTAATGGAGCTAAACGAGCgtgattttgatgataacGAAAACGTGTGGTgtaatgatgttgatgagcCTCCTTTTTCACCGGACAATGGGCGAGTATTACCTAACTGATCGTGATTGTTGTGTTGCTGATTgtgttgtagttgttgtgCACTCTTAAACCGTGACGTGCTGGACGATAAAGACTTTGTTCGTGCATCTTGGCTCAATTGGCGTGGGGGATGCTGCAGGTGTGGTGAAGAAACAATTCTTCTGTTGTCAACGTTATTACGCATTTGATCAGTTTGAATCGGGGGCAAATTTGTTGTAGGTGCTTTTCGCATCTTGGACACGGGAGTAGGCTGCTCTGACTGCTCATGAATAGTCGGGTAAAGTGGTGGATACCCTGGTAGTTGATTTTCAGTGGGGTACGGAACGTTTGCATCACCTTTACCACCACCTTGCGATTGGAAACTAGCATCATACGTCAATGACAGGGTAGATTTGCTGGAGTGTGAGGCATACTGGTTGACCTGATCAGTGTCATCCCCATACCGAGGCTGTCCATATCCATTGAATCCCGCATTACCTGTCATTTGGTTGTAGCTCTGATTATAGTTTTGATTAAAAACACCCTGATCCATATAATATGGTTGAGATTGTTGTATGCTCGATTGATTATTCTGACGTACATTGGAGGCCATTGGACGTCCACTTCCATAGGGGTCTAATGTTGACCTTTGACCGTCCTGTATTGCCCATGATTGGTTCTGACGCGTAGGCTCAAGAGGTGGATAATTTGGGTTTGACAGAAAACCAGAATGATCAGTTGAGGGCCCTGAAGTGTAATACGGGGCCGTGGTATTTTGACTCTGGTTCGCTGCTGTGTAAGCTCTTGATTGAGATTGTTGGTACTGCTGTTGAGGAGGGCGTTTTTGTGGTGATTGATTGTGTGGGCCAGGTGCTGTTTGGGAGTGCTGAGAAGGCTGCTTTGGGTATTGCTGACTTTTCAGACTGTCTATCGTATGGGTCTGGTATTGGCTGGATTTGTGTGGTGAGTCGTGCAGATACAGTTGcggttgctgttgttgatacgAAGCCTGGTATGCCTCTTGTCTCTTCTGAGGACTCTGACTTGACAGATGAAAGTGCGGTTGTTGCTCTGAATCCAGTTGGTTACTATAATCATTGTGATTGTGATCCTCCTGTTGATTCATAAATGCTTGCGGCACTAAATGTGCCGGTAAATTGACGGTATTTACCATTCTATTATTTCCAAAGTATAGATCAAAACAGAATTATGATGATGCGGGGATGAACAAGGGTGTTATAATTGATATTAAGTGGGTATGGTGGTATGTAAACAAGACGATTGAAACAGTGTATTGTTGGTTTATGTTAATcgtgtgtatgtgtgtgtatgtgttgTAAATGTGTTAGTGCGTTCTGGTGAATGTTTTTTTTataaatttctttctttttttttcctctcTGTGGTTGATTATTATAATTATACACACACATTATACAGTAACCCTATTGTATGTAAGTATAGGATGTGTACAATGTTTATTCAAGATTTCAAAGAGAAGACGATAAAGGAGATACAGTGCCAGTTCACGTATTACTCACTTTGCATATACTACAATTCGGTTCATGCCAGTACTGATTTTACATAGTTTGAGAATCATTGTAGACTCGATCCTGTTATACACCACTGAAGGTTATTTAAAAGCATGGTACACATGTACGCTTTACCAATCACGGTTACGTGAAAATATACGTACTTCTTTAGTGTCTGCAGTTCTATCAACAcaataaaaatattttgtatCTCATTTTTACACTAACTTGGTAAGCGAAAAGCAATAAGGAACCATTAAAGCTCTTGGATTATAGATTGGTTGTAAGTATTTGCACATAGTGTATAAGCACGTA is from Candida orthopsilosis Co 90-125, chromosome 1 draft sequence and encodes:
- a CDS encoding Rom2 GDP/GTP exchange factor, which encodes MVNTVNLPAHLVPQAFMNQQEDHNHNDYSNQSDSEQQPHFHSSSQSPQKRQEAYQASYQQQQPQSYSHDSPHKSSQYQTHTIDSSKSQQYPKQPSQHSQTAPGPHNQSPQKRPPQQQYQQSQSRAYTAANQSQNTTAPYYTSGPSTDHSGFSSNPNYPPLEPTRQNQSWAIQDGQRSTLDPYGSGRPMASNVRQNNQSSIQQSQPYYMDQGVFNQNYNQSYNQMTGNAGFNGYGQPRYGDDTDQVNQYASHSSKSTSSLTYDASFQSQGGGKGDANVPYPTENQLPGYPPLYPTIHEQSEQPTPVSKMRKAPTTNLPPIQTDQMRNNVDNRRIVSSPHSQHPPRQLSQDARTKSLSSSTSRFKSAQQLQHNQQHNNHDQLGNTRPLSGEKGGSSTSLHHTFSLSSKSRSFSSISKFSSSLSTKKFSSSSSLGKADRTSNASSKTMVPVHAGPKAVVYPAILSEVAKVFKEAIILTINTKDGLEYHDTFTGKMAVDILCRVIKTNDRNLALLLGRTLDAQKFFHDVTYNHRLRDSVHEVYAFSHVYNDVEFYNEDGSISNGNNSNAPSKHGSFSDSLQLQQAIQDNFLAQQLPQHVNQPSSAEYMNSGPQVNNRLSGGNNTSVAGKKLTASQQTGVNGVFTILTDCYSPTCSRNHLCYSIACPRRLEQQARLNMKPQGGLKRAVSRLSLHDQEENETLWHKTVPQSVLDKLDKHEKTRQELIYEFIYTERDYVKDLEFMTDFYIMPLRNPANNIIPEHQREIFIQTVFGGVGDLLRLGKGFSEALTKRQQQQKPVIEAIGDVFLDHVGNFEPFIRYSGNKVFATFEHERQQQVNIKYARFLDAIEKKPESRRQDLSSFLIKGVQRPARYQLLLAGILKHTKPESPDYKYLVKAKEEIEALLVKINVQTGESTDRHKIMVLHRLLGKQTLENKFNFKLSYNNRILYQVTLNRKRDNEKIDLYLFEHALLLVKHKIQNKREQHKVFEKPILLPLLFVNSGFEAPTSRTLMNFRYNASLASDTILKNQRTESSNYIGNTLSSNNTNKFQLNFLGLGRNQVHASLFAEDSTIQSQVLQQIAQQQKKLIDANDLFSMSKFETRRFAGNNKINCAVPCYGGKKLLYGTDSGAWVSTVRSISATSNEKICSDPTLVISKPYVTQIEVLVQYSKLLVLSDKALYEFDLTCTDSLDHVKNTKSGKLIMTHISFFKIGVCDGKLLIIGAKTGSQHSICIFEPINPFDPKQKNRNKNKIEIQEIPFTSDPISISYMKSKLCIGCTKGFEILSLQSGNKEPILDEADPSLDFATQRELVTPLAIYRIGKDVLLCYSEFVFLINKNGWRTNHDWGIFWEGTPQNVALFFPYLLSFEPGFIEIRDLHTTNLVRALVGENIRFLHSNEHEAMFACEERGYDIIISIDFLNLKPKSPTS